TAGTACAAAGAATTGAAAAAATTTCAAGACCCGTAAAGATAATGCATGTTTGCGGATCACACGAACACACTATAATGCAGCATGGAATAAGAACACTAATACCAAAAGAGGTCGAAATAGTTGCAGGACCAGGATGTCCTGTTTGTTGTGTGCCTTCAAGGGAAGTTGATGAATGCCTCTACCTAGCAAGGGAGGGGGTTACAATTGCTACATTTGGGGATATGTTAAGGGTTCCCGGAACAAAAGGTTCTCTTGCAGATGCTAAGGCAGATGGTGCAGATGTCAGAATAGTATATGGCGTTAACAATGCAGTTGAAATGGCACAAAATACAGACAATGAAGTTGTTTTCATGGCTGCTGGATTTGAAACCACAGCACCAACAACAGCAGCTGAACTTGTAAACGGACCTCCAGAAAACTTTTCAGTTTTATCAAGCCACAGACTTATTCCACCGGCACTCAAATTTCTGATAGAATCCGGGGAAGTAAACCTCAATGCCCTAATTGAACCCGGACATGTTTCAACAATAATCGGAACAAAACCCTACGAACCATTTTCAGAGAAATATGGGATTCCCCAAGTTGTTGCTGGTTTCAACCCATTCGATGTACTCATAGCAATCTATATGGTTTTAAAACAGTTTAAAGATGGCAAAGCCGAGGTTCAAAATGAATACAAACGTGCTGTAAGAAAAGAAGGAAACTTAAAGGCGCAGGAACTTCTTGAAGAGGTTTTCTACATAACAAGTAGGGAGTGGAGAGGATTTCCAGAAATTCCAAATTCTGTCTATGAAGTAAAGAAAGAATTCTCGGATTATAATGCTCGGGAAAAATTTGACATAGAAATAGGAGAATCTAAACAGCTTGTAACTGGATGTATATGTGGCCCTATACTCCGAGGCGTTGCTAGACCAGAAGAATGTAAATTATTCAAAACAGAATGTAACCCAATGAACCCTGTAGGGGCGTGTATGGTCAGTAAAGAAGGAACTTGCAATATAGCTTACAGATACGGATCTTTTGATCCGTCAATGTAGAACTTCATTAATACCCAATTTTATATTTAAAATACAGGTGAATGGATGATAAAAGCAGTAGCCCTTGATGTTGATGGTACTATTACAGATAAACGGCGAAGAGGATGTATAAGTGCCATAGAAACAATTTATAAAGTTGAAAATACGGGGATTCCGGTTATAATTACAACTGGAAATATTTTATGTTTCACAAGGGCATTATCAATATTTTTAGCCACTTCTGGAGGTATGGTCGCTGAAAATGGTGGGGTAATAGAATCAAATGGTGTTAAAAAAATTCTTGGAAATTTTGAAGTTTGCCAAGAGGCATATAACTATTTGAATTCTAAATTATCTGTAGAAAAAGTTCAAAACTCTGATTTAAGAGTTTCTGAGATAGCTCTGACCAGGAAAATTCCTGTAAAGAATGTTAAAGAAATTCTACGAGAGTTTGATGTCAGAATTTATGACAGCAAATTTGCAATACACATAACAGACCCTTTGGTAAATAAAGGATCATCCCTTATTAAAGTTGCAGCTGATATTGGGGTGAAACCCAATGAGATCCTTGCAATTGGTGACAGTGAGAATGATATGGAATTTTTATCTGCTGCAGGTACTAAAGTGGCTGTTTCAAACGCTGATAAGGAACTTAAAGATATAGCAGATTATGTTACCAAACAACCCCATGGAAATGGTGTAAAAGAAGCAGTGGAAAAATATATTCCTGAAATTCAATTATAAATGAATTTATTTTCATCAATTCATATTTAATAAACAAATTAAACTTATTCAAAATATTGGACAAGTACTTCGAGGTGTAATTATATGATGCATAATATAGCAAATCAGGCACTTGATCTGGCCCTTAACTACACTGATCAGGCTGAAATTTATGTGGAGAAGGAAGAAGGTGTTAATGTTGATATTAAGAAGGATAAAGTAGACTTTGCAAAGGAAGCATTCACATTTGGACTGGGAGTAAGGGTGATCCTTGATGGGAGAATGGGATTTTCATATACAACCAATCTTGATAACATTGAACCAATAGTTAAAAGTGCAATGTTCAATGCTAAAGCCAATGAAATTGATGAGAACTTTGCATTTGCACCTAAATCAGAATATCCTAATGTAAAGGGAATTTTTGACTCTAAAATTGAGTACTTGGATCTTGAAGATATAATCGGATTTGGAAATATCATGCTCGACACAGTACTGGATGAAAAATGTGAACCAACATCGGGTGGCTTTTCAACAGGCTACAGCAAATTCATAATTGCAAACTCAGAAGGTACAGTTGCTCAAGATGTTTCATCAATTTATTCGGGTTATATTTCGGTTAATGTGGACGATGGAGAGAATGTATCTACTGCAAGTGAATATGATGCATCAAGATATATGGATATAAATCCTGTACAAATAGCTGAGAAGGCATGTAAAATAGCAAAGGACTCAAGAAATGGTAAACCAATAGAAACAAAAGATTTTCCAGTTATTCTTGACCATCATGCCGCTTCAGGGCTTGTTGCAACATTTTCAAGCGCTCTTAATGCCGATAATGTTCAGAGAGGAAGGTCTGTTTTTGCTGATAAAATTGGTAAAGAAGTCGTATCCAGTTCTTTAAGTATATATGATGACGGAACTCTTGAAGGTGGCCTTCAATCCGCTGTTTGCGATGGTGAAGGTACTTCGAGCCAAAAAACACCTTTAATTGAGAATGGATTGTTAAAAAACTTTATGTACGATATTTACACCTCTAAAAAGGGAGGAGTTGAATCTACAGGTAATGGTATGAGATCATCGTATGGTGACGTTCCAGCAGTGGGTTTATCCAACTTCATACTTGAATTTGGTGATATAAAAGATATTTCAGAGATTGACAACGGTGTGTTAGTTACAGACATTCTAGGGGCACATACAGCAAATCCCATTTCTGGAGACTTTTCAGTAGAAGCCATGAATGCATTTAAAATTGAAAATGGAGAGTTAAAACATCCTATAAAAAAGGCTATGCTTTCGGGAAACATTTTCCAAGCAATGAAAACTGCATCTGCAGGATCTGCGGAGGTACGTAAGATAGGGCCATTTGTGCTTCCTACAATTCTAATTGAAAATTTGCGAGTGGTTGGTTGATGTTTTGTTGGTTGATGGAATAGATGGACAGTTTAACAGGAATATAATACATGCACTTCAGGGTTACTTTAGAATAGCTTCAAATGAAAAACCATCAAGGTTAAGGGCCTCTTCAAGCATTCCTGCAGGATATTCCGAGGATGTAGATATCTTATGGGATGAACAT
This sequence is a window from Methanobacterium sp. SMA-27. Protein-coding genes within it:
- the hypD gene encoding hydrogenase formation protein HypD, coding for MKNLSKEIVQRIEKISRPVKIMHVCGSHEHTIMQHGIRTLIPKEVEIVAGPGCPVCCVPSREVDECLYLAREGVTIATFGDMLRVPGTKGSLADAKADGADVRIVYGVNNAVEMAQNTDNEVVFMAAGFETTAPTTAAELVNGPPENFSVLSSHRLIPPALKFLIESGEVNLNALIEPGHVSTIIGTKPYEPFSEKYGIPQVVAGFNPFDVLIAIYMVLKQFKDGKAEVQNEYKRAVRKEGNLKAQELLEEVFYITSREWRGFPEIPNSVYEVKKEFSDYNAREKFDIEIGESKQLVTGCICGPILRGVARPEECKLFKTECNPMNPVGACMVSKEGTCNIAYRYGSFDPSM
- a CDS encoding phosphoglycolate phosphatase, whose amino-acid sequence is MIKAVALDVDGTITDKRRRGCISAIETIYKVENTGIPVIITTGNILCFTRALSIFLATSGGMVAENGGVIESNGVKKILGNFEVCQEAYNYLNSKLSVEKVQNSDLRVSEIALTRKIPVKNVKEILREFDVRIYDSKFAIHITDPLVNKGSSLIKVAADIGVKPNEILAIGDSENDMEFLSAAGTKVAVSNADKELKDIADYVTKQPHGNGVKEAVEKYIPEIQL
- a CDS encoding TldD/PmbA family protein, producing MMHNIANQALDLALNYTDQAEIYVEKEEGVNVDIKKDKVDFAKEAFTFGLGVRVILDGRMGFSYTTNLDNIEPIVKSAMFNAKANEIDENFAFAPKSEYPNVKGIFDSKIEYLDLEDIIGFGNIMLDTVLDEKCEPTSGGFSTGYSKFIIANSEGTVAQDVSSIYSGYISVNVDDGENVSTASEYDASRYMDINPVQIAEKACKIAKDSRNGKPIETKDFPVILDHHAASGLVATFSSALNADNVQRGRSVFADKIGKEVVSSSLSIYDDGTLEGGLQSAVCDGEGTSSQKTPLIENGLLKNFMYDIYTSKKGGVESTGNGMRSSYGDVPAVGLSNFILEFGDIKDISEIDNGVLVTDILGAHTANPISGDFSVEAMNAFKIENGELKHPIKKAMLSGNIFQAMKTASAGSAEVRKIGPFVLPTILIENLRVVG